TCCTCCATCGGCAAGCTGGCGCGCCAGCGTAACGATGAAGGGGCCAGCTCCCTCTCCGACGTCGTCCAAACCGATGCGCGTATCGAAGGTGCGCGCGCCCAACTGATGCAGTATCAGGCCAATCTTGATAGCACACGGGCCACACTGATGAGCAACCTCGGCTGGAAGACACTCAATACTGTCAGCAATGATTTTCCGGACAACATGAAACGTAGCTGTGACGTCGCCGAACCGGACGATCGGCTCGTACCGGCGGTCCTGTCCGCATGGGCACAGGCCAATGTGGCACAGGCCAATCTGGATTACGCCAACGCGCAGATGACACCGACCGTCTCACTCGAACCCGAAGTGCGCCATTATCTGAAGGACAACTACCCTGGACATGATTCGCTGGATCGCACCCAGTACTCAGCCTGGGTAAAGGTGCAAATGCCCATCTACCAGGGGGGCGGACTGACGGCGCGTCGTAACGCTGCCGGACATGCCGTTGAGGCCGCCCAGTCCACCATCCAGCGTACGCGGCTCGAGGTGCGGCAAAAACTGCTGGAATCCCGCAGCCAGGTGATGAGCTTACTGAGCACCTTGCAGATCCAGTCCCGGCAGGAAGCGCTCAGCATCCGTACCCGCGAACTCTATCAGCAACAATATCTGGATCTCGGCTCACGTCCACTTCTCGACGTCCTGAACGCCGAACAGGAAGTCTATCAGGCGCGATTCACGCAACAGCAAACCGTCGGGCAGATCCACCAGCTTCAGCTCAACTGTCTGTATAACACCGGCCGCATACGTCACGCATTCAGTCTTGATAATCGCACCATTCAATCGGTGGAGATCCAGCCATGAAGCAAACCGACATTCCACATGATGATCGCATTGCGGATCAGGCGCTGGAGCAGTGGGCACTGGCGTTTGGTTACGTTGCCGGGCGCTATCGCGTCGCCTGTTCTCCCGGAGCGCTGGCCGCAAGCGCCCCCTGGTTAAAAGGCAAGCCGATGATCCCGGCCCTCACCCAGTTAGCCCGTGAGGCAGGACTCTCTTTTCAGTTACTGAGCGCCACACAAGCGTCAATCAACAGCTGGCGCTTGCCCGTGGTGGTCGAGCTTAACGAAGGCAAAATTGGTGTTATCGAACATTTTGATGGTGAAGATACACTGGAGGTCTGTTTCGTTGACAGCACACCACAAACCAACCGTCTCTCCCTGACCGCGCTTTTGCCTGCCATTCGTCATGTTGCCGCCCTGCGTCCGCTCGCGGCGTTAAAAGACAGCCGTGTCGATGCCTACATTTCAAAATATCGTCCGGACTGGCTTTACCGGCTGGTCATGCGCGACCTGCGCCCCTACACCTGGGTCATGCTCGCCGCCCTTTTCATCAACGTGTTGTCGCTGGCGGGCATTGTCTTTTCCATGCAGGTTTATGACCGGGTGATCCCCGCGCAGTCCTATCCCACGCTCTATGTGCTGACAATCGGCGTACTGATCGCCACGCTGTTTGGTTTTGTCCTGCGACTGGCTCGCGGCCACATTATGGATTTACTGGGGAAGCGTGCCGATCTTCGTGTCTCGGATCGGGTGTTCGGCCACGCACTGCGGCTGCGAAACAGCGCCGTCCCACGTTCAACAGGCAGCTTTATTTCGCAATTGCGCGAACTGGAGCAGATCCGCGAAATGGTCACCTCATCAACCATTTCCACCATCGTCGACTTACCGTTTTTTTTGTTGTTTGTGCTGGTACTGGCGATCATTGCGCCGCAACTGGCATGGATTGCTCCGGTTGCAGCTGTGCTCATGGTCTTGCCCGGTTTGCTGTTGCAGAAAAAGCTGGCGGCGCTGGCTAAGCAATCGGCCCATGAAT
This sequence is a window from Enterobacter sp. RHBSTW-00994. Protein-coding genes within it:
- a CDS encoding TolC family outer membrane protein — protein: MRKRMPRWWLSCYLISVPALATNTAAVINAEQLSAEQELPSLEGRVALPVSKTAPGVLMLNDAVTRAVNWHPAIGEAVGKLYEQSEQVDVAKSKYYPQVNAGMDNGYTHDGSDAGFTPSVVLSVSQMLYDFGKVASQVRAENAGVAQQQANVLVSIDTIAHDTATAMVQVQTWQQMVDTAREQLDALSSIGKLARQRNDEGASSLSDVVQTDARIEGARAQLMQYQANLDSTRATLMSNLGWKTLNTVSNDFPDNMKRSCDVAEPDDRLVPAVLSAWAQANVAQANLDYANAQMTPTVSLEPEVRHYLKDNYPGHDSLDRTQYSAWVKVQMPIYQGGGLTARRNAAGHAVEAAQSTIQRTRLEVRQKLLESRSQVMSLLSTLQIQSRQEALSIRTRELYQQQYLDLGSRPLLDVLNAEQEVYQARFTQQQTVGQIHQLQLNCLYNTGRIRHAFSLDNRTIQSVEIQP